Below is a genomic region from Astyanax mexicanus isolate ESR-SI-001 chromosome 25, AstMex3_surface, whole genome shotgun sequence.
CGTGAAGGTCATACTTGATGAATCAAGAATCTGGTCAGTATTTAAAGTGATGTTATCAGAGACTGCATTTAAAGTGTGGGTTACAGAAGGATTTAGGACTGAAGAACTTTGGACACTTTGGGCATTTGCAGTACTGATAGTAGGAGAACTTGTAATAGAGTCGACTGATAAATTAAATGATGATACTAAGGTACTATCAGTTAGAGGTTCAGATTTTCCATTAGAGGTTACTCCTGATAAGCTTAAATGTGTTGTCAATTGATTGGTCTCCAGTGTATTAATGGCCACGCTGCTTTGACTTTTTGTCTGGTTGGGTTCAGAAGATGTTGCCTCCATTAATGTAGTTGATGCTTTTTCATGTATGGAGCCTTCTGCACTTGTTAATTTTGATGTTTCTGCATTTGTATCAATAGTTGTTGGAGATAGAGGAAGTGTAGTGTGGTCCAGTGAAGACGTTTCTTTACTTAATATGGTGTGTAGCTCAGGGTTAGTGGTTTCAGCACTTTTAGGAGTTGTGGATGCAGCGGTTTGGAGAGTGACACCATTTGATGGATTTGATGATGAAACCATGGTTGTTGGCAGTGACTCTGTGGGTGTAGGCGAGGATGTCTGGACTGTTGTTAGTGTTGAATCTGAATCGGAAGTAATGGTTGGATGGGAGTGTAAAGTGTCTGTAGGTGTTACAGTTGAAGATAAGGGTGATATATTTGCTTCTGTTGGTGGAAAAGGGGACCTGGTTGTAAACCAGTCAGATGCTGCTGGGCTGTTGGATTCAGTAGTCGACACATTTGGAGTACCAGATTCTTCAGACATGGATGTAGCTGTGACCTGAACTTCAGTAGAATATATTCCAGTACCAGCTGAAGAATCATTTGAGTTTCTATAATTGCTTGAATTTGAGTGAATTAGTCCTCTGCTTGTAGATATTGTAGGATCATCTGTTTTACTTGTAGAAGGTGGAAAAGTGGGGATCAACATTGATTGGGCCAATGTTTCAGGTTCTGTGGTTGTTTTAAAATCTTGAATGGTGGGTTTGTTGGCTGTGGATGGTGTGATGTTGTTGACTGGTTTATTTGACTGAAAATGTTCGGACCTGCTAGAGCCTGTGGGTTTAGGTGATGTTTTAGTTGTGAAAGTCATACTTGATGAATCAAGACTTTGGTCAGTATTTGAAGTGACGCTATCAGAGTCTGCATTTGGAGTCTGGGTTACAGAAGGATTTAGGGCTGGAGAACTTTGAACACTTTGGGCATTTGCAGTACTGTTGTTAAGAGAACTTGTAATAGAGTCGACTGATAAATTGGATGGAGATGCTGAGGTACTATCAGACAGAGGTTCAGATTTTCCTTTAGAGGTTACTACTGATAAGCTTGAATGTGTTGTCATTTGGGTGGTCTCCAGTGTATTGATGGTCATTCCTGTTTGACTTTTTGTCTGGTTGGGTTCAGAAGATGTTGCACCAGAAAATTGTGAGGATTCCTCACTCTGGTCCATGGTTAAAGAGTCTGAGGTGATTGTAGAGAAAGATTTAGGTTCAGGTGTGGGTTTAGGTTCTGTTTTGGTTGTGAAAGTCATACTTGCTGAATCAAGACTCTGGTCAGTATTTGAAGTGATGCTATCAGAGTCTGCATATGGAGTCTGGGTTACAGAAGAATTTAGGGATGGAGAACTTTGGACACTTTGGGTATTTGCATTACTGTTGGTAGGAGAACTTGTAATGGAGTCGACTGATAAATTAGATGAAGATGCTGAGGTACTATCAGTTAGAGGTTCAGATTTTCCATTAGAGGTTACTCCTGATGGGCTTGAATGTGTTGTCATTTGGGTGGTCTCCAGTGTATTGATGGTCACGCCTGTTTGACTTTTTGTCTGGTTGGGTTCAGAAGATGTTGCCTCCATTATTGTAGTTGACGCTTTTTCATGTATGGAGCCTTCTGCACTTGTTAATTTTGTTGTTTCTGCATTTGAATCAATAGTTGTTGGAGATAGAGGAAGTGTAGTGTGGTCCAGTGAAGATGTTTCTTTACTTGATATGGTGTGTAGCTCAGGGTTAGTGGTTTCAGCACTTTTAGGAGTTGTGGATGCAGCGGTTTGGAGAGTGACACCATTTGATGGATTTGATGATGAAACCATGGTTGTTGGCAGTGACTCTGTGGGTGTAGGCGAGGATGTCTGGACTGTTGTTAGTGTTGAATCTGAATCGGAAGTAATGGTTGGATGGGAGTGTAAAGTGTCTGTAGGTGTTACAGTTGAAGATAAGGGTGATATATTTGCTTCTGTTGGTGGAAAAGGGGACCTGGTTGTAAACCAGTCAGTTGCTGCTGGACTGTTGGATTCAGTAGTCGACACATTTGGAGTACCAGATTCTTCAGACATGGATGTAGCTGTGACCTGAACTTCAGTAGAATATATTCCAGTACCAGCTGAAGAATCATTTGAGTTTCTATAAATGCTTGAATTTGAGTGAATTAGTCCTCTGCTTGTAGATATTGTAGGATCATCTGTTTTACTTGTAGAAGGTGGAAAAGTGGGGATCAACATTGATTGGGCCAATGTTTCAGGTTCTGTGGTTGTTTTAAAATCTTGAATGGTGGGTTTGTTGGCTGTGGATGGTGTGATGTTGTTGACTGGTTTATTTGACTGAAAATGTTCGGACCTTTTGTCTGGAGAACCTTGAACACTTTTGGTATTTGCAGTACTGTTGGTAAGAGAACTTGTAATAGAGTCGACTGATAAATTAGATGAAGATGCTGAGGTACTATCAGTTAGAGGCTCGGATTTTCCTTTAGAGGTTACTCCTGATAAGCTTGAATGTGTTGTCATTTGGGCGGTCTCCAGTGTATTGATGGTCTCCCCTGTTTGACTTCTTGTCTGATTGGGTTCAGAAGATGTTGCACCAGTAAATTGTTGGGATTCCTCACTCTGGTTGATGGATAAAGAGTCCAAGGTGATTGTAGAGAAAGTCTTAACATCTCCAGATATGGATGTAGCTGTGACCTGAACTTCAGTAGAATAGATTCCAGTACCAGCTGAAGAATCAGTTGAATTTGTGGTTGTGGTTGTATATATTGTAGGATCATCTGTTTCACTGGTAGAAGCTGCAAGAGTTGTGGTCAGCACTGATTGGGCCAATGTTTCAGGTTCTGTGGTTGTCTCAAAATCTTGAATGGTGGGTTTGCTGTCTGTGAATAAAGTGTTGTAACTGACTGATTCTATAGATGGTTTAAGGTCAATGTCTGGTAGATTTGTGTTTATTATTGGTGGATATGATGCTATGATTGAATTTAATGTGACAGGGCTTTTGTTAGAACTATTGCCTTTTGAGTCAGAGTTGCCATTTTTTGTGGACATTAGTTTTGGTTGAGCTGTGAGTCCCAATATTGAAACAGGATTGAAGTCAGTGGTTGAAATATATGGGTTTTTGCCTTCCTGGGAAATTGATGCTTCTGAATTTGTAGGTGGGCTTGCGAGAGATGTGTCTAAGGTAGTGGGAACAGGTGAAGGATCAGATTCCATTCGCTGGTATGCAGACTTGTCTACTTGTTGAAGACGTGCTGTTGTAAAGGGTGTtggattgtttattttattagtgATTGCTGGTGGTTTGGATTGTAAATTTATCTGATTAATCAGGTTATTTTGTGGAGCTGGCCTGGAAGACTTGGCACTGAGGTCTGAAGCTGACATTGCTGATAATGCTGAGATGTTCTCGGTTATGTCCTCTGAAATTGTAAATGAAGCATCGCCTGAAGAACTGGCTGTAATTTTGATGTTCTTTGAAGTGTTGGCGTTACCCTGGTA
It encodes:
- the LOC111197090 gene encoding uncharacterized protein LOC111197090, which codes for MRRGALLLVFSVIWQSSCLIADIKTLNIPGIAGEPSISTTYLTAPDVSTDHLFSGTDTAITPQTKDKTGSLKVIKISTESTITTVPKAHTQITLQRSEHMDTSTVSETQTDNSLITAARSASSATVLTSTSTNISIATDKYTSSNSRNESFVTSAGLQTHQENSSQNITLELPFTSETSRTSRTEFIPILQSNHTSSPNPYQGNANTSKNIKITASSSGDASFTISEDITENISALSAMSASDLSAKSSRPAPQNNLINQINLQSKPPAITNKINNPTPFTTARLQQVDKSAYQRMESDPSPVPTTLDTSLASPPTNSEASISQEGKNPYISTTDFNPVSILGLTAQPKLMSTKNGNSDSKGNSSNKSPVTLNSIIASYPPIINTNLPDIDLKPSIESVSYNTLFTDSKPTIQDFETTTEPETLAQSVLTTTLAASTSETDDPTIYTTTTTNSTDSSAGTGIYSTEVQVTATSISGDVKTFSTITLDSLSINQSEESQQFTGATSSEPNQTRSQTGETINTLETAQMTTHSSLSGVTSKGKSEPLTDSTSASSSNLSVDSITSSLTNSTANTKSVQGSPDKRSEHFQSNKPVNNITPSTANKPTIQDFKTTTEPETLAQSMLIPTFPPSTSKTDDPTISTSRGLIHSNSSIYRNSNDSSAGTGIYSTEVQVTATSMSEESGTPNVSTTESNSPAATDWFTTRSPFPPTEANISPLSSTVTPTDTLHSHPTITSDSDSTLTTVQTSSPTPTESLPTTMVSSSNPSNGVTLQTAASTTPKSAETTNPELHTISSKETSSLDHTTLPLSPTTIDSNAETTKLTSAEGSIHEKASTTIMEATSSEPNQTKSQTGVTINTLETTQMTTHSSPSGVTSNGKSEPLTDSTSASSSNLSVDSITSSPTNSNANTQSVQSSPSLNSSVTQTPYADSDSITSNTDQSLDSASMTFTTKTEPKPTPEPKSFSTITSDSLTMDQSEESSQFSGATSSEPNQTKSQTGMTINTLETTQMTTHSSLSVVTSKGKSEPLSDSTSASPSNLSVDSITSSLNNSTANAQSVQSSPALNPSVTQTPNADSDSVTSNTDQSLDSSSMTFTTKTSPKPTGSSRSEHFQSNKPVNNITPSTANKPTNQDFKTTTEPETLAQSMLIPTFPPSTSKTDDPTISTSRGLIHSNSSIYRNSNDSSAGTGIYSTEVQVTATSMSEESGTPSVSTTESNSPAASDWFTTRSPFPPTEANISPLSSTVTPTDTLHSHPTITSDSDSTLTTVQTSSPTPTESLPTTMVSSSNPSNGVTLQTAASTTPKSAETTNPELHTILSKETSSLDHTTLPLSPTTIDTNAETSKLTSAEGSIHEKASTTLMEATSSEPNQTKSQSSVAINTLETNQLTTHLSLSGVTSNGKSEPLTDSTLVSSFNLSVDSITSSPTISTANAQSVQSSSVLNPSVTHTLNAVSDNITLNTDQILDSSSMTFTTKTEPKPTGSSSSEHFQSNTGNFLTSQSIKSSQTTFMSTDSSKELPNIPTETSIESPVNNNTSSTANKHTIQDFETTTELITLDQSILITTFTPSTSETDDPTISTSTSLITSDSSIYRNSADSSAGTGIYSTEVQVTATSMSGDVRSFSTITSDSLSINQSEEFPQFTGATSSEPNQTKSQTGVTINTLETTQMTTHSSPSGVTSNGKSEPLTDTTSASSSNLSVDSITSSPTNK